One Ricinus communis isolate WT05 ecotype wild-type chromosome 1, ASM1957865v1, whole genome shotgun sequence DNA window includes the following coding sequences:
- the LOC8287171 gene encoding LOW QUALITY PROTEIN: OVARIAN TUMOR DOMAIN-containing deubiquitinating enzyme 5 (The sequence of the model RefSeq protein was modified relative to this genomic sequence to represent the inferred CDS: inserted 3 bases in 2 codons; deleted 3 bases in 3 codons) produces MQKGDSTIELKKAAAKGRKAEQKAKQKQVEEQISQLSAKLKEKHAEELASLGYNSVNGNEKSNLDNLVMAIAGVSVANQXEHAKVSKGAKRRGKRAQQEAEREQRIQEEQSNLVSXLIENEKLKGKLEPLGLTVNNEKKPDGHCLYRAIEDQQVLSGGSSPYTYQDLRKLVAAYMRAHASAFLPFFLSDNATEGDSDDSLTERFQNYCKEVESTSVWGGQLELGALTHCLTKHIKIFSDGSFPDVEKGKEYKNDEGAGSSSRSILLSYHKHAFALGEHYNSVVPNLIM; encoded by the exons atGCAGAAAGGAGATAGCACAATTGAACTGAAAAAAGCTGCAGCAAAAGGTCGCAAGGCTGAACAGAAAGCTAAACAGAAGCAGGTTGAAGAGCAAATCTCTCAACTTTCTGCTAAGCTAAAAGAAAAGCATGCTGAGGAACTTGCTTCTTTAGGTTATAACAGCGTTAATGGAAATGAGAAAAGCAATCTCGACAATTTGGTGATGGCCATAGCTGGTGTTTCAGTTGCCAACC CGGAACATGCAAAGGTCAGCAAGGGTGCAAAGAGAAGGGGAAAAAGAGCTCAGCAAGAAGCAGAAAGGGAGCAAAGAATTCAAGAAGAGCAGAGCAACCTTGTAAG GTTGattgaaaatgagaaattgaAAGGAAAGCTTGAACCCCTTGGATTGACtgtt aataatgaaaaaaagcCAGATGGGCACTGCCTTTACCGAGCCATTGAAGATCAGCAAGTCCTTTCTGGAGGTTCTTCTCCCTATACTTACCAAGACCTTCGTAAATTGGTGGCTGCTTATATGAGAGCACATGCATCAGCTTTCCTTCCCTTC TTCCTATCGGATAACGCAACAGAAGGAGATTCTGATGATTCACTAACAGAAAGATTTCAGAATTACTGTAAAGAAGTTGAATCGACTTCAGTATGGGGTGGACAATTAGAGCTTGGAGCTTTAACTCACTGCCTCACGAAACATATCAAGATATTTTCG GATGGATCCTTTCCTGATGTTGAGAAGGGGAAGGAGTACAAAAATGATGAAGGAGCTGGCTCGTCCAGCAGAAGTATTTTGTTATCATATCATAAACATGCATTTGCGCTGGGAGAGCACTACAACTCTGTGGTGCCAAATTTGATCATGTAG
- the LOC8287170 gene encoding monothiol glutaredoxin-S2 has product MDAVTRMVAERPLVIFSRSTCDMCHSIKMLVRGFGANPTIYELDQISNGQQVEQALRQLGSENLPAVFIGGECVGGDRQVMSLLLKNQLGPLLKRAGAIWVWND; this is encoded by the coding sequence ATGGATGCAGTGACAAGAATGGTTGCTGAGAGGCCGCTAGTGATCTTCAGCAGGAGCACTTGTGACATGTGCCACTCTATCAAGATGTTGGTGCGTGGATTTGGTGCAAATCCAACAATTTACGAGCTCGATCAAATTTCAAATGGCCAGCAAGTCGAACAAGCATTACGGCAGCTAGGGAGTGAAAACTTGCCTGCTGTTTTTATAGGAGGAGAGTGCGTTGGTGGTGATAGACAAGTGATGAGTCTCCTGCTCAAGAATCAGTTAGGACCATTGCTAAAGAGAGCTGGAGCCATATGGGTGTGGAACGACtag